One Syntrophobacterales bacterium genomic window carries:
- a CDS encoding NAD(P)-dependent oxidoreductase has protein sequence MKILVSGSAGFIGGYLVQELLDRGHKVVGIDNFSKYGKVTKSYDKHPNFHFVEGDVKNIDLFKELASDCDQIVALAAIIGGISLFHELAYDLLAENERIMAATFDTAIWAFKKCRLKKINVVSSSMVFESTFTYPTPEGEQLKCPPPLSTYGFQKLACEYFAKGAYEQYELPYTIIRPFNAVGIGEKRAVYDKEVYSGDIKLAMSHVVPDLVQKVLKGQDPLHILGAGNQIRHYTYAGDLAIGIRLCIESEKAINQDFNLSTAESTSVLELAQTIWAKIKPNIPFRYVSDDPFRYDVQKRIPSVVKARNILGFDAGTTLGQALDEVIPWVENQIRIGGI, from the coding sequence ATGAAAATACTTGTGAGTGGATCGGCTGGTTTTATCGGCGGATACCTCGTGCAGGAATTACTGGATCGTGGTCATAAGGTTGTAGGTATTGATAATTTTTCAAAATATGGAAAAGTAACTAAAAGTTATGATAAACATCCTAATTTTCACTTTGTCGAGGGCGATGTAAAAAATATAGATCTTTTTAAGGAACTGGCTTCCGACTGTGACCAAATAGTGGCTCTTGCTGCAATTATCGGAGGAATATCGCTGTTTCACGAACTGGCCTATGATCTGCTGGCTGAAAACGAAAGAATCATGGCCGCCACGTTTGATACGGCAATTTGGGCTTTCAAGAAATGCCGGCTGAAGAAGATAAATGTTGTCTCTTCTTCCATGGTTTTCGAATCGACTTTTACGTACCCGACCCCTGAAGGAGAACAGCTTAAATGCCCGCCCCCGCTTTCCACATACGGATTTCAGAAGCTCGCCTGTGAATACTTTGCCAAGGGAGCATATGAACAATATGAATTGCCTTACACTATCATACGACCGTTCAATGCCGTTGGCATAGGTGAAAAAAGGGCAGTATATGATAAAGAAGTTTATTCAGGAGATATTAAGCTGGCCATGAGCCACGTAGTGCCTGATTTAGTCCAGAAGGTACTCAAGGGGCAGGACCCGCTGCACATCCTTGGAGCTGGGAATCAGATTCGTCATTATACTTATGCAGGAGACCTGGCAATAGGAATCCGCCTTTGCATTGAAAGCGAAAAGGCGATAAACCAGGACTTTAATCTTTCAACAGCTGAGTCAACCAGTGTTCTTGAACTTGCTCAGACAATCTGGGCGAAAATAAAGCCGAACATTCCATTCAGATACGTGAGTGACGACCCTTTTAGATATGATGTTCAAAAGAGGATACCAAGTGTAGTGAAGGCAAGAAACATCTTGGGTTTTGATGCGGGAACCACATTGGGACAGGCTCTGGACGAAGTCATACCATGGGTAGAGAACCAGATCAGGATAGGCGGTATTTAG